One genomic region from Leptolyngbyaceae cyanobacterium JSC-12 encodes:
- a CDS encoding tryptophan synthase, beta subunit (IMG reference gene:2510097686~PFAM: Pyridoxal-phosphate dependent enzyme~TIGRFAM: tryptophan synthase, beta subunit) yields the protein MTTTPIRSGSQFNSSSQYPDAQGRFGKFGGKYVPETLMPALAELEAAFHTFKTDPDFQQELSGLLRDYVGRPSPLYFAERLTAHYARPDGSGAQIYLKREDLNHTGAHKINNALAQVLLAKRMGKQRIIAETGAGQHGVATATVCARFGLKCVIYMGVHDMERQALNVFRMRLMGAEVSPVESGTGTLKDATSEAIRDWVTNVETTHYILGSVAGPHPYPMLVRDFQAVIGQETRYQCQEKWGGLPDILLACVGGGSNAMGLFHEFVQESAVRLIGVEAAGHGVASGKHAATLTAGRVGVLHGAMSYLLQDEDGQVIEPHSISAGLDYPGVGPEHSYLMELGRAEYYSVTDEEALTAFQRLSQLEGIIPALETAHAIAYLETLCPQLSGNPRIVINCSGRGDKDVQTVAKLLNP from the coding sequence GTGACTACGACTCCTATTCGCTCTGGCTCCCAGTTTAACTCGTCTTCCCAGTACCCCGACGCACAAGGGCGATTTGGTAAGTTTGGCGGCAAATACGTGCCTGAAACTCTGATGCCAGCACTGGCAGAACTAGAAGCAGCGTTCCATACTTTCAAAACCGATCCCGACTTTCAGCAAGAACTATCAGGGCTATTGCGAGACTACGTGGGACGACCCAGCCCCCTCTACTTTGCTGAACGGCTCACGGCGCACTATGCTCGCCCAGATGGTAGCGGTGCCCAGATTTATCTGAAACGAGAAGACTTGAACCATACTGGAGCGCACAAAATCAACAATGCGCTGGCGCAGGTGCTACTGGCAAAACGGATGGGCAAACAGCGCATCATTGCTGAAACTGGAGCCGGACAACATGGTGTTGCTACCGCTACGGTTTGTGCTCGCTTTGGACTGAAATGTGTAATCTACATGGGTGTGCATGACATGGAGCGGCAGGCTCTTAATGTATTTCGGATGCGGCTGATGGGGGCAGAAGTTTCTCCAGTTGAATCGGGGACGGGCACGTTGAAAGATGCTACCTCTGAAGCTATTCGGGACTGGGTGACCAATGTGGAAACCACGCATTACATCCTCGGTTCTGTTGCGGGTCCCCATCCCTATCCCATGCTGGTACGAGACTTCCAGGCGGTGATTGGGCAAGAAACTCGATACCAGTGCCAGGAAAAATGGGGCGGATTGCCAGATATTTTGCTGGCATGTGTGGGAGGTGGCTCTAATGCGATGGGGCTGTTCCATGAATTTGTGCAGGAGTCAGCGGTGCGGTTAATTGGCGTGGAAGCGGCTGGACATGGTGTGGCAAGCGGGAAACATGCCGCTACATTAACGGCTGGGCGAGTAGGCGTGTTGCATGGTGCAATGAGTTACTTGTTACAGGATGAAGATGGGCAGGTGATTGAGCCACACTCAATCAGTGCTGGACTGGACTATCCTGGTGTGGGACCAGAGCACAGCTATTTGATGGAACTGGGACGGGCGGAATACTACAGCGTGACGGATGAAGAAGCACTCACTGCCTTTCAGCGCCTATCTCAATTAGAGGGAATCATTCCAGCCTTGGAAACAGCACATGCGATCGCTTATTTAGAAACCCTTTGCCCACAGCTTTCCGGGAATCCGCGGATTGTGATCAACTGCTCTGGGCGAGGCGATAAAGATGTGCAAACCGTTGCGAAATTATTAAATCCTTAG
- a CDS encoding hypothetical protein (IMG reference gene:2510097687), whose protein sequence is MHHMNELLMKVQVIEPVDLHTLTLPSVESLFSKLQGKKTLVTVP, encoded by the coding sequence ATGCACCACATGAATGAACTGCTGATGAAGGTTCAAGTTATCGAACCCGTGGATTTACATACCCTCACCCTACCATCCGTAGAATCTCTGTTTTCCAAGCTTCAAGGAAAAAAGACACTAGTCACTGTTCCTTAA
- a CDS encoding hypothetical protein (IMG reference gene:2510097688) encodes MKTNFFKQSSCPFLFTWLDNAVVNAVLAVVWTLSNPFDNDQVLD; translated from the coding sequence ATGAAAACAAATTTTTTCAAGCAGTCCAGTTGTCCTTTTTTGTTTACTTGGCTAGATAACGCTGTTGTGAACGCTGTTTTGGCAGTTGTTTGGACGCTGAGTAACCCGTTTGACAATGACCAAGTGTTGGATTAG
- a CDS encoding AAA ATPase (IMG reference gene:2510097689~PFAM: MgsA AAA+ ATPase C terminal; ATPase family associated with various cellular activities (AAA)): MDLFDQHRQQVTEAEAPLAARMRPRSLEEFVGQDAILGPGRLLRRAIQADQLSSLIFYGSPGTGKTTLARIIANTTKAHFIAINAVLAGVKEIRDAIATAQEKRGMYNQRTILFVDEVHRFNKAQQDALLPWVENGTVILIGATTENPYFEVNKALVSRSRLFQLKPLDKAALRQVAQQALTDSDRGYGKLDVQIDDIALDHLVNVANGDARALLNALELAVETTAPDANGIIHITLDVAEESIQRRAVLYDKEGDAHFDTISAFIKSVRGSDPDAALYWLARMVYAGEDPRFIFRRLLILAGEDVGLADPNAVVVVNACAEAFDRVGMPEGRYPLAQATLYLATCPKSNSVMGFFDALSAVEQEREAEVPSPLRDANRDKKGFGHGAGYLYPHAYRDHWVEQQYLPSSLQGQMFYQPSNQGYEATIQNKVAQRREAQLAAIVDGMGMAPAEGLTFSPTNSTQERWLQRTLGQAGEQWAAIRDRLFSLVQLQRHSVVLDLNAGSGLLTWEAIRRVPEGGVYAWVQTVKEAEALIEQSQALPELMRPIVLRSPLVEFPQLLAVEAAGVQFDAVVGRNVLAAAPSLDQAIEVLRQLFASANNSAQTFLALMEVVPRRAQRLYQLLHPDWIGSILHQQLAQAEEKIYAQPMGEKWFWDGVDLQPLLEAAGFWVDIQLETIRTERLITPTLIERWFSQGTQQLTYADHLSHFLSQANIITVRDRFTEYLCNQSVVWQSTIAFIHGSVSCNKGCN, encoded by the coding sequence ATGGACTTGTTCGACCAGCATCGCCAACAAGTGACAGAAGCCGAGGCTCCTCTAGCGGCTCGGATGCGGCCGCGATCGCTAGAGGAATTTGTGGGACAGGATGCGATCCTGGGACCAGGACGCCTACTACGACGAGCAATTCAAGCCGATCAACTATCCTCGCTGATTTTTTACGGATCACCCGGAACAGGAAAAACGACCCTGGCACGAATTATTGCTAACACCACAAAAGCCCATTTCATTGCAATCAATGCCGTGTTGGCAGGAGTGAAAGAAATTCGAGACGCGATCGCCACGGCTCAAGAAAAGCGGGGAATGTACAATCAGCGCACAATTTTGTTTGTGGATGAGGTGCATCGATTCAACAAAGCTCAACAGGATGCATTATTGCCCTGGGTGGAAAACGGCACAGTAATTTTAATCGGTGCCACGACGGAAAATCCCTATTTTGAAGTGAATAAAGCACTGGTCTCGCGATCGCGCCTGTTTCAGCTCAAACCATTAGATAAAGCAGCGTTGCGGCAGGTAGCACAGCAAGCACTGACCGACTCAGATCGGGGCTACGGCAAGCTGGACGTGCAGATTGACGACATTGCCCTGGATCATCTGGTAAACGTTGCCAACGGCGATGCCCGTGCCCTGCTAAATGCCCTGGAACTAGCAGTTGAAACCACGGCTCCAGACGCAAATGGCATAATCCACATCACTCTAGATGTAGCAGAAGAATCGATTCAACGACGAGCCGTACTCTACGACAAGGAAGGAGATGCCCACTTTGATACAATCAGCGCTTTCATCAAAAGTGTGCGCGGCTCCGATCCTGATGCAGCATTGTATTGGCTGGCGCGGATGGTATACGCAGGCGAAGATCCCCGCTTTATTTTTCGGCGATTGTTAATTCTAGCAGGAGAAGATGTGGGGTTAGCCGATCCCAATGCTGTTGTGGTGGTAAATGCCTGTGCTGAAGCCTTTGACCGGGTGGGCATGCCAGAAGGACGCTACCCACTGGCGCAGGCAACCCTGTATCTGGCAACCTGCCCCAAGTCCAACAGTGTGATGGGCTTTTTTGATGCGTTGTCTGCCGTAGAGCAAGAGCGAGAGGCAGAGGTGCCTTCACCGTTGCGGGATGCTAATCGAGATAAGAAGGGGTTTGGTCATGGAGCCGGATACCTCTATCCCCATGCATACCGAGATCACTGGGTGGAGCAGCAGTATTTGCCCTCTAGTCTCCAGGGGCAGATGTTTTATCAACCCTCCAATCAAGGCTATGAAGCAACCATTCAAAACAAAGTGGCACAACGACGAGAGGCACAACTGGCAGCAATAGTTGATGGAATGGGGATGGCTCCAGCGGAAGGATTAACGTTTAGCCCTACCAATTCCACTCAGGAACGCTGGCTGCAACGCACCTTAGGGCAGGCTGGGGAGCAGTGGGCAGCCATTCGCGATCGCCTGTTTTCGCTAGTTCAACTGCAACGTCATTCGGTAGTGCTGGATCTGAATGCGGGGAGTGGCTTGCTCACCTGGGAAGCGATTCGGCGAGTGCCGGAAGGGGGCGTGTATGCCTGGGTGCAAACCGTCAAAGAGGCAGAGGCTTTGATAGAGCAAAGTCAGGCATTGCCGGAGTTGATGCGCCCTATAGTGTTGCGATCGCCCCTGGTAGAGTTCCCCCAATTGCTAGCGGTAGAAGCTGCCGGAGTTCAGTTTGATGCCGTTGTGGGGCGAAATGTACTGGCAGCAGCACCCAGTTTAGACCAGGCTATCGAGGTTCTCAGGCAGCTTTTTGCATCAGCCAACAACTCTGCACAAACTTTTCTAGCTCTAATGGAAGTAGTTCCTCGGCGAGCACAGCGGCTTTACCAGTTACTTCACCCTGATTGGATCGGCTCAATATTGCATCAGCAGTTAGCCCAGGCGGAGGAAAAAATCTATGCTCAACCAATGGGGGAAAAATGGTTCTGGGATGGGGTAGACTTGCAACCCTTACTGGAAGCGGCTGGATTTTGGGTTGACATTCAGTTAGAGACAATTAGAACCGAACGACTCATCACACCGACTCTCATCGAGCGCTGGTTTTCCCAGGGAACCCAACAACTGACCTACGCCGATCATCTCAGCCACTTCCTCAGCCAGGCAAATATCATCACTGTTCGCGATCGCTTCACAGAGTACCTTTGCAATCAATCGGTTGTGTGGCAAAGTACGATCGCCTTTATTCACGGCAGTGTGAGTTGCAACAAGGGTTGCAACTAA
- a CDS encoding Protein of unknown function (DUF3445) (IMG reference gene:2510097690~PFAM: Protein of unknown function (DUF3445)) produces MELAIDALLQESNPVEKLGDAACYFPLANGRYEVKPGLIPFGTDFGNGVRDRHVFQLDANFAHCRQMKQQARAEQLDKYVQTWNYSDAVAGAIAQFITQRLIQDHPNYFQREARSDRNFNFHNQLTGETLILNADYQLQQALSSHNEPTPPYSSALDALAMQIQEDLTVVSRSGGQHWVSAIHLCFPNYWAATEKIGKNFATVHAPVAGMDAMNRRGDAIVNTMISRPPAVRFAWGLSTDTRLNHHPEPPPTVTRDRWQGRQFNPQNPRLYLRIERQVIWGLPHVDAALFSIRTYFRDCRQLKQDPGLRSCLIAALQSMSAEALVYKGLSESRSAILAWLSE; encoded by the coding sequence ATGGAACTTGCGATAGACGCTTTGCTGCAAGAGTCCAATCCGGTCGAGAAATTAGGGGATGCTGCCTGCTACTTTCCGCTGGCAAATGGGCGGTATGAGGTGAAGCCTGGTTTGATACCGTTTGGCACGGATTTTGGGAATGGTGTCCGCGATCGCCATGTGTTTCAACTTGATGCTAATTTTGCGCACTGTCGCCAAATGAAGCAGCAAGCAAGGGCAGAGCAACTGGATAAGTATGTGCAGACCTGGAATTATTCGGATGCAGTAGCAGGGGCGATCGCTCAGTTCATCACCCAGCGTTTAATTCAAGACCACCCTAATTACTTTCAGCGAGAAGCCCGCTCCGATAGAAATTTCAACTTTCACAATCAACTCACAGGCGAAACACTAATTCTGAATGCGGATTATCAATTGCAGCAAGCGCTTTCATCCCACAATGAGCCAACTCCTCCCTACAGTTCTGCGCTAGATGCCCTGGCAATGCAAATCCAGGAGGATCTGACAGTTGTAAGCCGATCTGGAGGACAGCATTGGGTCAGTGCCATCCATCTCTGCTTTCCCAACTATTGGGCAGCGACAGAAAAAATTGGCAAAAACTTCGCTACTGTTCATGCGCCTGTCGCTGGCATGGATGCCATGAATCGTCGAGGAGATGCGATTGTGAACACAATGATTTCTCGTCCACCTGCAGTGCGTTTTGCCTGGGGCTTGAGTACAGATACACGTCTAAACCACCACCCAGAACCGCCACCAACTGTTACACGGGATCGCTGGCAGGGTAGACAGTTCAATCCCCAAAACCCCCGCCTGTACTTACGAATTGAACGTCAGGTGATCTGGGGATTGCCTCATGTCGATGCTGCTTTGTTTAGCATTCGCACCTATTTTCGAGACTGTCGTCAACTAAAGCAAGATCCTGGTTTGCGCTCCTGCCTGATTGCCGCACTACAATCTATGTCTGCAGAAGCCCTGGTATATAAGGGATTGTCCGAAAGCCGAAGCGCAATTTTAGCCTGGCTAAGTGAGTAA
- a CDS encoding hypothetical protein (IMG reference gene:2510097691), with protein sequence MRNAMIDPIPNITLPPAQKPEQEGIWLKSALLNWLNQEFLPEQVNEQIAAQAAQIFVRQRMEGENDLISLVMAIVTEMEAFDFSDSFYGQFAVANAVSDLLLDSLGIDRCCGQ encoded by the coding sequence ATGAGAAATGCCATGATTGACCCAATCCCCAACATTACCCTACCTCCAGCCCAAAAACCCGAACAAGAAGGAATTTGGCTGAAAAGTGCATTATTGAATTGGCTCAATCAAGAGTTTCTGCCAGAACAAGTGAATGAACAAATTGCAGCTCAGGCAGCGCAGATTTTTGTACGACAGCGCATGGAAGGAGAAAATGATCTCATTTCTCTGGTAATGGCAATTGTTACAGAAATGGAAGCATTTGATTTCTCTGACAGTTTTTATGGGCAGTTTGCCGTTGCTAATGCAGTTAGCGATTTGTTGCTAGACAGTTTGGGCATCGATCGCTGCTGTGGACAGTAG
- a CDS encoding leucyl/phenylalanyl-tRNA--protein transferase (IMG reference gene:2510097692~PFAM: Leucyl/phenylalanyl-tRNA protein transferase~TIGRFAM: leucyl/phenylalanyl-tRNA--protein transferase), translating into MNTRFDIHSIVQGYAQGYFLMSDESGKDLGWYSSRQRTLIPLDDRFRYPRSLRRVLNQNWFSVAVNRDFKSVVEGCANRETTWISDQLKEIYLALHEAGWAHSFETWQGDQLAGGILGIVIGGAFIGESMFFRIPNGSKVAMVKLVERLRQQQFILFDAQMMNPHLERFGAYIIRNDDYRDLLREALLVRCSLE; encoded by the coding sequence GTGAACACTCGGTTTGATATTCATTCCATCGTGCAGGGATATGCTCAGGGCTACTTTCTCATGTCGGATGAATCAGGCAAAGACTTAGGTTGGTATTCCAGCCGTCAACGTACCCTTATTCCCCTGGATGACCGCTTTCGTTACCCCAGATCGCTACGGCGAGTGCTCAATCAAAACTGGTTTAGCGTTGCCGTGAACCGAGACTTCAAATCCGTAGTCGAAGGGTGTGCCAATCGTGAAACCACCTGGATTTCAGACCAACTCAAGGAGATTTACTTAGCCTTGCATGAAGCTGGTTGGGCACACAGCTTTGAAACCTGGCAAGGCGATCAGCTTGCAGGCGGGATTCTTGGTATCGTCATTGGGGGGGCTTTCATCGGAGAGTCAATGTTTTTTCGCATCCCCAATGGCTCCAAAGTGGCAATGGTCAAGCTGGTAGAACGGCTACGTCAGCAACAATTCATCCTGTTTGATGCTCAGATGATGAACCCCCATCTAGAGCGATTTGGGGCTTACATCATCCGGAATGATGATTACCGTGACCTGTTGCGAGAAGCCTTGCTGGTACGTTGCTCCCTGGAATAG
- a CDS encoding cysteine-rich secreted protein (IMG reference gene:2510097693~PFAM: Cysteine-rich secretory protein family), with translation MAKQSKLYVLATAIGLVSLAAGSGLNSPPASAQRQMPQVRVAQVPFQLDGKPVYVQRNGSWQEAYLQGYRTSNAIGTIYTVQYTHDNSTEQGVPASRILSLQEAQRRGIAKTVYDLSSSAGVQQMLDAHNRWRKRYNVPALTWSPQLAAYAQEWATKLLRENRFEHRKNLSYGENLAWAGGQQLSPERVVTMWGEEVKDYNYATNSCKPGKMCGHYTQLVWRNTKQVGCGMARGNGKEVWVCNYNPPGNYVGQKPY, from the coding sequence ATGGCAAAACAATCTAAACTCTACGTCTTAGCAACTGCCATTGGACTAGTATCTCTGGCAGCAGGATCCGGGCTGAATTCCCCACCAGCCTCTGCTCAAAGACAAATGCCTCAAGTCCGAGTGGCTCAAGTCCCGTTCCAACTGGATGGCAAGCCCGTATACGTGCAGCGAAATGGCTCCTGGCAAGAAGCTTACCTGCAAGGCTACCGCACCAGCAACGCCATTGGCACCATTTACACCGTGCAATATACCCACGATAACAGCACCGAACAAGGCGTTCCTGCTTCTCGCATTCTGTCTTTGCAGGAAGCTCAGCGCAGAGGCATCGCTAAAACTGTGTACGATCTCTCCAGTTCAGCAGGGGTGCAACAAATGTTAGATGCTCATAATCGCTGGCGCAAACGGTATAATGTCCCAGCATTAACCTGGTCACCCCAACTGGCAGCCTACGCTCAAGAATGGGCAACGAAGCTCTTACGAGAAAATCGCTTTGAACACCGTAAAAACCTGTCCTATGGTGAAAACCTAGCATGGGCAGGCGGTCAGCAGTTGAGTCCAGAGCGCGTAGTAACGATGTGGGGCGAGGAAGTGAAAGACTACAATTACGCAACAAACTCCTGTAAGCCTGGAAAAATGTGTGGCCACTATACCCAACTTGTTTGGCGCAATACAAAACAGGTAGGCTGCGGCATGGCACGGGGCAATGGCAAGGAAGTATGGGTCTGTAATTACAATCCACCTGGAAACTATGTAGGGCAAAAGCCATATTGA
- a CDS encoding hypothetical protein (IMG reference gene:2510097694) yields the protein MEGSSVPISVKIFGILHTLFGSVSAVIGLYNLVNFRNAIAAFELLGFTDTGITWLQVSSVIGFIAALILLTLGIGLLAKKPWARSSAVLFGYLSIALNIVNALALVLTLPNLNSTRTLFIAGAIVGTILQSVYPLLTIIFMSRPAVKAAFDRRR from the coding sequence ATGGAAGGTTCCTCTGTTCCGATATCTGTCAAGATTTTCGGGATTTTGCACACCCTTTTTGGTAGCGTTTCAGCGGTGATTGGGCTGTACAACCTGGTCAATTTCCGTAATGCGATCGCTGCTTTTGAACTATTGGGTTTTACAGACACTGGAATTACCTGGTTGCAGGTGAGCAGTGTTATTGGTTTCATTGCTGCTCTAATCTTGTTGACATTGGGCATTGGGCTACTAGCTAAAAAGCCATGGGCACGCTCCAGTGCGGTTCTTTTTGGGTATCTATCAATTGCACTAAATATTGTTAATGCCCTGGCACTGGTGTTGACGCTTCCAAACCTCAACTCAACTAGAACACTGTTCATTGCTGGGGCGATTGTTGGAACTATCCTGCAGTCTGTCTATCCCCTTTTGACTATTATTTTCATGAGCCGTCCGGCTGTTAAAGCTGCCTTTGATCGCCGGAGATGA
- a CDS encoding protein of unknown function (DUF3598) (IMG reference gene:2510097695~PFAM: Domain of unknown function (DUF3598)), producing the protein MKSQWDCLLQNLGEWHGSFTRLSPNGECIEETATVVSLQGLNHNQTMRQTIRRLTSPPDEKILEYSSLGRGVLFLDTGAFSQGSIQFGPFSEFGAELGLIETREDNSPGDRRLRLVQLYNRESQLHQLTLIREYRAGTNAPERPLLTVNDLLGTWQGEAVTVYPDWQAPKTYTTTLHIERWGDRLMQQLKIGSSETIITSSAAISGSVLTFTQGAQMVQVLLLPDGGSSTCPTQIKTGQPFFLELGWLLRPNLRQRLIRSYGDKGEWNSLTLVTENRL; encoded by the coding sequence ATGAAATCTCAATGGGATTGTCTGTTGCAAAATTTGGGTGAGTGGCATGGGTCGTTTACTCGCCTATCACCAAACGGTGAGTGCATCGAAGAAACTGCTACGGTTGTGTCCCTACAGGGGTTAAACCATAACCAAACGATGCGACAAACCATCCGCCGACTGACATCCCCACCCGATGAAAAAATCCTGGAATACAGCAGCTTAGGGCGGGGAGTCTTATTTTTAGACACGGGGGCCTTTTCGCAAGGGTCCATTCAGTTTGGACCTTTTTCAGAATTTGGCGCAGAACTGGGACTGATTGAAACGAGAGAAGATAATAGTCCAGGCGATCGCCGCTTGCGTCTGGTGCAACTCTACAACCGGGAAAGCCAGCTTCATCAACTCACCCTGATTCGAGAATATCGTGCGGGTACCAACGCTCCGGAACGTCCACTCTTAACCGTGAATGATTTACTAGGTACCTGGCAAGGCGAAGCCGTCACGGTGTATCCCGACTGGCAAGCTCCCAAAACCTACACCACAACGCTACACATTGAGCGCTGGGGCGATCGCTTAATGCAACAGCTCAAAATCGGCAGTTCAGAAACCATTATCACCTCATCGGCTGCAATTTCTGGCTCTGTTCTAACCTTCACCCAGGGCGCACAAATGGTTCAGGTCCTGCTGCTACCGGATGGCGGGTCTTCCACCTGTCCTACTCAGATCAAAACTGGGCAGCCCTTTTTCCTAGAACTAGGCTGGCTACTAAGACCCAATCTGCGACAGCGACTAATTCGCAGTTATGGCGATAAAGGAGAATGGAACAGCCTGACCCTCGTAACCGAAAACAGGCTCTGA
- a CDS encoding cell division protein (IMG reference gene:2510097696~PFAM: Predicted permease): protein MLRSLTKTDYLLRETLLGLRRGGWMNWAAISTVAVLLFLFGISLQTSWQLEGLLNRFGSQLEVSVYLDTGVQARELKPLVEKFPDVAEVQTVSKEEAWARLVKDLGLSEINGATRQLEGNPLVDELKVKATSSQAVPNLATKLAKLSGVDEVQYVDEAVQQVAQLNQGIRWVSFVIVLVLTLTAIAVITTTIRLIVMARRREIEVMQLVGATTSWIYLPFLLQGMTFGLAGAALAWSLLLSLQQFLQQLLAQQPEFVQLLTSGLQLSFFKTILLAGILLGFGSGVGLMGSLFAVRKIAFKS from the coding sequence GTGCTTCGGAGTTTGACCAAAACTGACTACCTGCTGCGCGAAACTCTGCTGGGACTGAGGCGTGGTGGCTGGATGAATTGGGCTGCCATCAGTACAGTTGCGGTGTTGCTCTTCCTGTTTGGCATCAGCTTGCAGACCTCCTGGCAACTGGAAGGGTTGCTCAACCGCTTTGGCAGTCAACTTGAGGTCTCTGTTTATCTGGATACAGGAGTACAAGCTCGCGAGCTTAAACCACTGGTTGAGAAATTTCCTGATGTGGCAGAAGTGCAAACCGTCTCTAAAGAAGAAGCCTGGGCACGACTAGTCAAAGATTTAGGATTATCTGAAATCAACGGAGCGACACGCCAACTAGAAGGGAACCCCCTGGTGGATGAATTAAAGGTCAAAGCCACATCGTCGCAAGCAGTTCCCAATTTAGCGACAAAACTGGCAAAACTATCAGGGGTAGATGAGGTACAGTACGTAGACGAAGCCGTGCAACAGGTAGCACAGCTCAATCAGGGCATCCGTTGGGTGAGTTTTGTCATAGTGTTAGTGTTAACGTTGACGGCGATCGCGGTTATCACTACAACGATTCGCCTAATTGTGATGGCACGTCGTCGAGAAATTGAAGTAATGCAACTCGTAGGCGCTACCACAAGCTGGATTTATTTGCCGTTTTTGCTGCAAGGTATGACGTTTGGGCTGGCAGGAGCCGCGCTCGCTTGGTCCCTATTGCTGAGTCTGCAACAATTTCTGCAGCAACTCCTGGCACAACAGCCCGAATTTGTTCAACTGCTGACCAGTGGATTACAACTTAGTTTTTTCAAAACAATTTTGCTGGCTGGGATCTTATTAGGATTTGGGAGTGGGGTTGGTTTAATGGGTAGTTTATTCGCTGTTCGTAAGATTGCCTTCAAGTCATGA
- a CDS encoding hypothetical protein (IMG reference gene:2510097697) has product MKGLDAIQVEQLRQIGDYLRRVREQQAVALDRVSQETFIPLRLLQALEASEIERLPEPVYVKGFIRRYGDALGLDGSEIADAFDIDLAPVPQAIAESPRESSTDPAEPQQRQVQPQKVTDQRSKHPVITYALSGIAAVAVLGAIAIGLASVFKPAANTAVNVPSSPSTVSQSDPVPRPEVSSSDAIAPQPTIAATPKPASGEPVQVDISLTDRSWMEVVADGKVEFEGILAKGEQRTWTAKNNVSIRAGNAGAVLVSHNHGEAKPLGKLGDVVDANFSSKKPSP; this is encoded by the coding sequence ATGAAAGGGTTAGACGCCATTCAGGTTGAGCAACTGCGGCAAATTGGAGATTATCTTCGCCGCGTTCGAGAGCAACAAGCCGTTGCGTTGGATCGGGTCTCGCAAGAGACGTTCATTCCTTTGCGACTTTTGCAAGCGTTGGAAGCGTCTGAAATTGAGCGGCTACCAGAACCTGTGTACGTCAAGGGTTTTATTCGCCGCTATGGCGATGCCTTGGGGCTAGATGGTTCTGAAATTGCGGATGCCTTTGACATCGATCTGGCTCCCGTTCCACAAGCAATCGCCGAGTCACCCAGGGAATCATCAACCGATCCTGCTGAGCCTCAACAGAGGCAGGTTCAACCCCAGAAAGTTACAGATCAACGCTCTAAGCATCCTGTAATCACCTATGCGTTGTCTGGAATTGCAGCCGTGGCAGTGCTGGGAGCGATCGCGATTGGTCTTGCTAGTGTGTTTAAACCTGCAGCAAATACCGCAGTAAACGTTCCATCTAGCCCTAGCACAGTTAGCCAATCAGATCCAGTTCCCAGACCAGAAGTCTCCAGTTCAGATGCGATCGCCCCACAACCAACGATTGCAGCCACCCCGAAACCAGCTTCTGGTGAACCTGTACAGGTGGACATCAGCCTGACTGATCGCTCCTGGATGGAAGTTGTTGCTGACGGAAAAGTAGAGTTTGAAGGCATTCTGGCAAAAGGGGAACAGCGAACCTGGACCGCTAAGAACAACGTCTCTATTCGAGCAGGTAATGCAGGTGCAGTCCTTGTTTCCCACAATCACGGTGAAGCCAAACCGCTTGGCAAGCTGGGAGACGTAGTGGATGCAAATTTTTCTAGCAAGAAACCATCTCCTTAA